One genomic segment of Arthrobacter sp. zg-Y1110 includes these proteins:
- the tcuA gene encoding FAD-dependent tricarballylate dehydrogenase TcuA: protein MAEKPGPVRTDVVVVGGGNAGFTAAHAAAERGRSVILLEKGTQELSGGNSFYTAGATRIVHGGLEDLAGLVEPDDRHASTVVPPYTAENYASDLAKVTEGRNDPGLTEVLIAESQSTLRWLNSLGLKYRLMYERQAYQRPDGSYLFWGGLHVGNVGGGEGMMADHTRVALEHGVDIRYGSPATRLVLDGGRVTGVVVSGPEGEYEISAESVILTAGGFESSPELRREHLGEGWENAKVRGTPCNTGDMILAALEAGAARGGDWNTCHSVQWDAFTENNESNRELTNRLTRQSYPLGIIVNRDGERFLDEGADFRNYTYAKYGREILRQPGSVAWQIFDATLRPMLRTEEYDMPGVSVETADSIAELAAKIGIDPEALEKTVTAFNASVDRGVDFDPNVLDGRSAQTEPVKSNWAVPLETGPFYAYGVTCGITFTFGGVKGDTHGRALDVDGNHIPGLYAAGEMLGGLFSVNYPGGSGLAAGCVFGRRAGSLA, encoded by the coding sequence ATGGCAGAGAAACCTGGTCCCGTCCGCACTGATGTCGTAGTAGTGGGCGGCGGCAATGCCGGCTTTACCGCCGCCCATGCCGCAGCTGAAAGGGGCCGTTCGGTCATCCTGCTGGAAAAGGGAACTCAGGAGCTTTCCGGCGGCAACAGCTTCTACACGGCCGGCGCCACCCGGATTGTCCACGGCGGATTGGAGGACCTGGCCGGGCTGGTCGAACCCGATGACCGGCATGCCTCCACCGTGGTTCCGCCGTACACGGCGGAGAACTACGCCTCAGATCTGGCCAAGGTCACCGAAGGACGCAATGATCCCGGGCTCACCGAGGTGCTTATTGCCGAAAGCCAGTCCACGCTGCGTTGGCTGAACAGCCTGGGCTTGAAGTACCGGCTGATGTACGAGCGCCAGGCCTACCAGCGGCCCGATGGAAGCTACCTGTTCTGGGGCGGGCTGCATGTCGGCAATGTGGGCGGCGGCGAGGGCATGATGGCGGACCACACCCGCGTGGCCTTGGAGCACGGCGTCGACATCCGCTACGGCAGCCCGGCGACCCGGCTGGTGCTCGACGGCGGCCGGGTCACCGGCGTCGTTGTTTCCGGTCCCGAGGGCGAATACGAGATCTCGGCCGAATCGGTGATCCTCACCGCCGGCGGCTTCGAATCCAGCCCCGAACTGCGCCGGGAACACCTCGGCGAGGGGTGGGAAAACGCCAAGGTGCGCGGCACTCCCTGCAACACCGGAGACATGATTCTCGCGGCCTTGGAAGCGGGTGCTGCACGCGGCGGCGACTGGAACACCTGCCACAGCGTGCAGTGGGATGCCTTCACCGAGAACAATGAGAGCAACCGCGAGCTGACCAACCGCCTTACGCGGCAGAGCTATCCGTTGGGGATCATCGTCAACCGTGACGGCGAGCGCTTCCTGGATGAGGGTGCAGATTTCCGCAACTACACCTATGCCAAATACGGACGGGAAATCCTCCGCCAGCCGGGCTCGGTCGCCTGGCAGATTTTCGACGCCACGCTGCGGCCCATGCTGCGGACCGAGGAATACGACATGCCCGGCGTCTCCGTGGAAACCGCGGACAGCATTGCCGAACTCGCGGCGAAAATCGGCATCGACCCCGAGGCCCTGGAGAAGACCGTCACCGCGTTCAACGCCTCGGTGGATCGCGGCGTCGACTTTGACCCCAACGTCCTGGACGGCCGTTCCGCCCAGACAGAGCCGGTGAAGAGCAACTGGGCGGTTCCCCTGGAAACCGGCCCGTTCTATGCCTACGGCGTCACCTGCGGCATCACGTTTACTTTCGGCGGGGTCAAGGGCGATACGCACGGCCGCGCGCTCGACGTGGACGGCAACCATATACCGGGGCTATACGCGGCCGGCGAGATGCTGGGCGGGCTGTTCAGCGTTAACTATCCCGGCGGTTCCGGCTTGGCGGCAGGCTGCGTCTTCGGCCGCAGGGCAGGCTCCCTGGCCTGA
- a CDS encoding tripartite tricarboxylate transporter substrate binding protein — protein sequence MKKSLRTGAFALVVAVVTLLAFFNAAASGGTATARSKLTLIAPAAPGGGWDGFAREAQQALRSNGVVNNPQVVNVPGAGGTIGLSQFVQTPGREDALLVTGGVMVGAIELADNPESMADVVPIARLADDYAALVVPADSEFQTLDDFLTAWKADPGANSIGGGSLGSIDHLLSGLLAQKIGMDPSTVNYVAYSGGGEALTSLLSHTTAVGMSGYNEVADQIESGTLRALAISSAERLDGVDVPTFVEQGVDVSMSNWRGVVAAPGISEEAKAEFISIVTEMRESDDWKDTLERNSWTDSFATGEEFEAFIEEEVSTAQSIVKELGL from the coding sequence ATGAAAAAATCTCTCCGTACGGGAGCGTTTGCCCTCGTGGTCGCCGTGGTCACCCTTCTGGCGTTCTTCAATGCAGCTGCGTCCGGCGGGACCGCCACGGCTCGCAGCAAACTCACGCTCATCGCGCCGGCCGCCCCCGGCGGCGGCTGGGACGGGTTCGCCCGGGAAGCCCAGCAGGCCCTGCGCAGCAACGGGGTGGTGAATAACCCGCAGGTAGTCAACGTCCCCGGAGCCGGCGGCACCATCGGCCTCAGCCAGTTCGTCCAGACCCCAGGACGGGAGGACGCACTCCTGGTCACCGGCGGCGTCATGGTGGGAGCCATCGAACTGGCGGACAACCCGGAGTCGATGGCCGACGTCGTGCCGATTGCCCGCCTCGCTGACGATTACGCGGCGCTTGTGGTTCCGGCGGACTCCGAGTTCCAGACACTCGACGATTTCCTGACGGCGTGGAAGGCGGATCCGGGAGCCAATTCGATCGGCGGCGGCTCTCTCGGCTCCATCGACCATCTGCTCAGCGGGCTGCTCGCACAGAAGATCGGCATGGATCCGAGCACGGTGAACTACGTGGCCTACTCCGGCGGCGGCGAGGCGCTGACCTCCCTGCTTTCCCACACCACGGCCGTCGGCATGTCCGGGTACAACGAGGTGGCAGACCAGATAGAGTCCGGCACCCTGCGTGCGCTGGCCATCTCCTCCGCGGAACGCCTCGACGGGGTGGACGTGCCCACCTTTGTGGAGCAGGGGGTGGATGTGTCCATGTCCAACTGGCGCGGCGTCGTTGCAGCTCCCGGGATTTCGGAAGAGGCGAAGGCGGAGTTCATTTCCATCGTCACGGAAATGCGCGAATCCGATGATTGGAAGGACACTCTGGAACGCAACAGCTGGACGGACAGCTTCGCCACAGGGGAAGAATTCGAAGCCTTTATCGAAGAAGAAGTCTCCACGGCCCAATCAATTGTTAAGGAGCTCGGACTATGA
- a CDS encoding tripartite tricarboxylate transporter TctB family protein, with the protein MSLAQDKPAPLQRTAPPRSPALEGRSELIVVAVLYALAVFLTVGTVSMNVQGSAVPGPQFFPVLVCIALYVVATALAISVIRRPNIPDTRIHPGRGNFSGAMLDDLSGEHEFSTPHPDAAASPTWKTYSDWRTVSLVVGGVVVFTAALNILGWIISAAFLFWVVCYAMGSKRPGFDVGVSLLFSSIVQLAFGAGLGLNLPSGFLGGMF; encoded by the coding sequence ATGAGTCTTGCCCAGGACAAGCCGGCTCCGCTGCAGCGGACGGCGCCGCCGCGGAGCCCCGCCCTCGAAGGGCGCAGCGAACTGATCGTGGTGGCGGTTCTCTACGCCCTCGCCGTTTTCCTCACCGTCGGCACTGTCTCCATGAATGTGCAGGGCAGCGCAGTACCGGGACCGCAGTTCTTCCCGGTGCTGGTCTGCATCGCCCTCTACGTGGTGGCCACGGCGCTGGCGATCTCCGTCATCCGGCGTCCCAACATCCCGGATACCCGCATCCACCCCGGCCGCGGCAACTTCTCCGGCGCCATGCTCGACGACCTTTCGGGCGAGCACGAGTTCTCCACCCCGCACCCCGACGCCGCGGCCTCACCCACGTGGAAAACCTACTCGGACTGGCGGACCGTGAGCCTGGTGGTGGGCGGCGTGGTGGTCTTCACCGCCGCGCTCAACATCCTGGGCTGGATCATCAGCGCCGCGTTCCTGTTCTGGGTGGTCTGCTACGCCATGGGCAGCAAACGTCCCGGCTTTGATGTTGGCGTATCCCTGCTGTTCTCCTCCATTGTCCAGCTGGCCTTCGGCGCCGGCCTTGGCCTCAACCTGCCCTCCGGCTTCCTGGGAGGGATGTTCTGA
- a CDS encoding tripartite tricarboxylate transporter permease produces MDQLGLLFEGFAHALTPVNLLWVLIGAVLGTAVGVLPGLGSAMAVALLLPVTFSLEPTAAFIMFAGIYFGGLFGDSTAGILLNTPGNSSAIASTFEGHRMAKNGHAAKALATAAIGAFIGGLIATTLVVFFAPTLVRLATVFGPAEYFALAVFAFLAISAVVSESVIRGVAALCIGLALALVGIDGPSGTARFTLGMPQLFDGISIIVITVGLLALGEVFHVASRIHRDPVATRIQAGGNARINFRDFRKALPAWLRGTAFGAPFGLIPAGGAEVPTFLAYGTEKQLAKRRGDPEFGTTGSIKGLAAPEAASNATAGTAMGALLALGLPTSATAAIMLAAFQQYGMQPGPLLFERSGDLVWALLASLFIGLVMLLIINLPFASVWAKLLSIPRHYLYAGITVFSVLGVYAVSSSLIDLWLLIAIGLVGFMMRRYSIPLAPVLIAVILGPMAETELRRALAVSEGDLGILVGSPITITLYLVLVVALVVSGVQHLRHRRADRQTDEPTLAPVN; encoded by the coding sequence ATGGATCAGCTCGGACTGCTTTTTGAAGGATTCGCGCACGCCCTGACGCCCGTTAATCTGCTCTGGGTCCTGATCGGCGCGGTGCTGGGCACGGCCGTGGGCGTGCTGCCCGGACTCGGCTCCGCCATGGCGGTGGCGCTGCTTCTGCCGGTCACCTTCTCGCTGGAACCCACTGCCGCTTTCATCATGTTCGCCGGCATCTACTTCGGCGGGTTGTTCGGTGACTCCACGGCCGGCATCCTGCTCAACACCCCGGGCAACTCCTCGGCCATTGCCTCCACCTTCGAGGGCCACCGCATGGCTAAGAACGGCCACGCCGCCAAGGCCCTGGCCACCGCAGCCATCGGTGCCTTCATCGGCGGACTGATTGCCACGACGCTGGTGGTGTTCTTCGCACCAACGCTGGTGCGCCTCGCCACCGTCTTCGGCCCGGCAGAGTATTTCGCCTTGGCGGTCTTTGCCTTCCTGGCCATCTCGGCAGTTGTCTCCGAATCCGTAATCCGCGGGGTGGCCGCGCTGTGCATCGGCCTGGCCCTCGCGCTGGTCGGCATCGACGGGCCGAGCGGCACCGCCCGCTTCACCCTCGGCATGCCGCAGCTGTTCGACGGCATCTCCATCATCGTGATTACGGTGGGACTGCTGGCACTGGGCGAAGTGTTCCATGTGGCCTCGCGGATTCACCGTGACCCGGTGGCCACCCGGATCCAGGCAGGGGGCAACGCCCGGATCAACTTCCGGGACTTCCGCAAGGCCCTTCCAGCCTGGCTGCGCGGCACCGCATTCGGAGCCCCTTTCGGCCTGATTCCGGCCGGCGGCGCAGAGGTGCCGACGTTCCTGGCCTACGGCACGGAAAAGCAGCTGGCCAAGCGCCGCGGAGATCCCGAGTTCGGCACCACCGGTTCCATCAAGGGACTGGCCGCACCGGAAGCGGCATCGAATGCCACGGCAGGAACCGCCATGGGTGCGCTGCTGGCGCTGGGCCTGCCGACGTCGGCCACGGCGGCAATCATGCTCGCCGCCTTCCAGCAATACGGCATGCAGCCGGGACCGCTGCTGTTCGAGCGCAGCGGAGACCTGGTCTGGGCGCTGCTGGCCTCGCTGTTCATCGGCTTGGTGATGCTCCTGATCATCAACCTCCCGTTCGCCAGCGTCTGGGCCAAGCTGCTGAGTATTCCCCGGCACTACCTCTACGCCGGGATCACGGTGTTCTCGGTGCTGGGTGTCTATGCGGTGAGCTCGTCGCTGATCGACTTGTGGCTGCTCATCGCAATCGGCCTGGTCGGCTTCATGATGCGCCGCTACAGCATTCCGCTGGCTCCGGTGCTGATCGCCGTCATCCTCGGTCCGATGGCCGAGACTGAACTGCGGCGGGCCTTGGCCGTATCCGAGGGGGACCTGGGCATTCTGGTGGGCAGCCCCATCACCATCACCCTCTACCTGGTGCTGGTTGTGGCACTGGTTGTCAGCGGCGTCCAGCACCTGCGGCACCGGCGGGCGGACCGGCAGACGGATGAACCGACACTGGCCCCGGTGAATTAG
- a CDS encoding sugar-binding transcriptional regulator, producing MDARDEQALDAVKLYYGTGLSQSEVAQRLGLSRPTVSKLIQHGKDRGYVSIQIHDPREQESSLATELCNAFGLSDVRLAVVPENGPDLVGELGKVGAALLAENVDDGDSVGVTWGSTMYAVARNLQRQERRGVEIIQLKGGVSYTTRATNDFETITLFCNAFGAFARTLPLPVIFDSVEVKRLVEEEEHIRRVIDMGRESDVAVFTVGAIRPDAMLFNLGYLSETEEAGIAAHAVGDICSRFFDDDGNPCVPQLDERTVGITLQDLRRVPTRLMVAGGEHKATAIEAALRAGYATHLVIDQDTARQVLRMTRRRAAS from the coding sequence ATGGATGCGCGGGATGAACAGGCGCTTGACGCGGTCAAGCTCTATTACGGAACCGGACTGTCGCAGAGCGAGGTTGCCCAGCGGCTGGGGCTGTCGCGTCCCACTGTTTCCAAGCTCATCCAGCACGGCAAGGACCGAGGGTACGTCTCCATCCAGATCCATGACCCGCGGGAGCAGGAATCCTCACTGGCTACGGAGCTGTGCAACGCCTTCGGCCTCTCCGACGTCCGCCTCGCCGTCGTGCCGGAAAACGGACCCGACCTGGTGGGGGAGCTCGGCAAGGTAGGCGCGGCGCTGCTGGCCGAGAACGTCGACGACGGCGATTCGGTGGGCGTCACCTGGGGCTCCACCATGTACGCCGTGGCACGTAACCTTCAGCGTCAGGAACGCCGCGGGGTGGAAATCATTCAGCTCAAAGGCGGGGTTTCCTACACCACCCGGGCCACCAATGACTTCGAGACCATCACCCTGTTCTGCAATGCCTTCGGTGCGTTTGCCCGGACCCTGCCGCTGCCGGTGATTTTCGACAGCGTAGAGGTCAAGCGGCTCGTGGAGGAGGAGGAGCACATCCGGCGGGTCATCGACATGGGCCGGGAGTCCGACGTCGCCGTCTTCACCGTGGGTGCAATCCGCCCGGACGCCATGCTGTTCAACCTTGGCTACCTCAGCGAGACGGAGGAGGCAGGCATTGCCGCGCACGCGGTGGGGGATATCTGCTCCCGCTTTTTCGACGACGACGGGAACCCCTGCGTCCCGCAGCTGGACGAGCGGACGGTCGGAATCACGCTGCAGGACCTGCGCAGGGTGCCCACCCGCCTCATGGTCGCCGGCGGCGAGCACAAGGCGACGGCTATCGAAGCCGCGCTGCGTGCCGGATATGCGACGCATCTGGTGATCGATCAGGACACCGCCCGGCAGGTATTGCGGATGACCCGCCGGCGAGCCGCTTCCTAG
- the deoC gene encoding deoxyribose-phosphate aldolase encodes MSKISQLIDHTLLAPTATATQIDTLVQEAVEHGFKTVCVNPAWVSRARRAVEGTPVGVCTVVGFPLGASTTAVKVFETTDAVTNGAHEVDMVINIGWALAGQWDDIEAEIRAVVDAAGSDALVKVILETCLLTAEQTAEASRRSVAAGADFVKTSTGFSKHGATVEAVQLMRKTVGPDLGVKASGGVRTPEDLARMVEAGASRIGASAGAAILAGSTI; translated from the coding sequence ATGTCGAAGATTTCGCAGCTCATCGATCACACCCTGCTTGCCCCGACGGCAACAGCCACGCAGATCGACACCCTGGTCCAGGAGGCCGTTGAACACGGGTTCAAGACGGTTTGCGTCAACCCGGCCTGGGTCAGCCGGGCCCGCCGTGCCGTAGAAGGAACCCCGGTCGGTGTGTGCACCGTTGTCGGCTTCCCGCTCGGCGCGTCCACCACGGCCGTAAAGGTTTTCGAAACCACCGATGCCGTCACCAACGGTGCGCACGAGGTGGACATGGTCATCAATATCGGCTGGGCACTCGCCGGCCAGTGGGATGACATTGAAGCGGAAATCCGCGCCGTCGTCGACGCCGCCGGCTCCGATGCCCTGGTCAAGGTCATCCTTGAAACCTGCCTGCTGACTGCCGAACAGACAGCGGAAGCCTCGCGCCGCTCCGTCGCTGCGGGTGCGGACTTCGTGAAGACCTCCACCGGCTTCTCCAAGCACGGCGCCACCGTCGAAGCCGTGCAGCTGATGCGCAAGACAGTGGGACCCGACCTTGGCGTCAAGGCCTCCGGCGGTGTCCGCACGCCCGAGGATCTCGCCCGGATGGTGGAAGCCGGTGCCAGCCGCATCGGAGCCTCCGCCGGCGCAGCCATCCTGGCGGGGAGCACCATCTAA
- the fucP gene encoding L-fucose:H+ symporter permease has product MLFKTSAVQQPDGYLSRIPWFQFLLISLCFPLWGAAASLNDILITQFKSVFTLSDLATAFVQSAFYGGYFVIAIPASRIIRRFTYKTGILIGLGVYIVGCAAFFPASHMATYSMFLVALFAIAIGLSFLETAGNTYSTMLGPKPTSTLRLNISQTFTPLGSILGILLGKYLVFTDGDTLDAQMAGMTMEEKTAFSAEMLQRTLLPYRYIIMILVVVFIVVALTKFPHCKPLGDRTHLATARVGETLAYLARNKEFLRGIFAQFMYVGMQTAVWSFTIRLALNLDDSINERDATNYMVFAFAAFFLGKTVANFLIARFDVNAVLMGFAALGSLALVYVMLVPNITAVWAAVLVSGLFGPCWATIFGRTLDTITDKRHQETGGAVLVMAIVGGAVIPVVQGLVSDATGSLQFSFVVSLVCFVTVLLHFGRQRRITGRTISTEKEAEYVSH; this is encoded by the coding sequence ATGCTCTTCAAGACTTCAGCCGTCCAGCAGCCGGACGGCTACCTCAGCCGTATCCCGTGGTTCCAGTTCCTTCTGATCTCCCTGTGCTTCCCCCTGTGGGGCGCCGCGGCAAGCCTGAACGACATCCTCATCACGCAGTTCAAGTCCGTGTTCACCCTTTCGGACCTGGCCACCGCCTTCGTCCAGTCGGCGTTCTACGGCGGCTACTTCGTCATCGCGATTCCCGCCTCCCGCATCATCCGCCGGTTCACGTACAAGACGGGCATCCTGATCGGCCTCGGCGTCTACATCGTCGGCTGCGCGGCATTCTTCCCCGCCTCGCACATGGCCACGTACAGCATGTTCCTGGTGGCCCTGTTCGCCATCGCCATCGGCCTGAGCTTCCTGGAAACGGCCGGCAACACGTACTCCACCATGCTTGGCCCGAAGCCCACCTCCACGCTCCGGCTCAATATCTCCCAGACCTTCACGCCGCTGGGTTCCATCCTGGGCATCCTGCTGGGCAAGTACCTTGTCTTTACCGACGGCGACACCCTGGACGCGCAGATGGCCGGCATGACCATGGAGGAGAAAACGGCCTTCAGCGCCGAAATGCTGCAGCGGACCCTGCTGCCGTACCGCTACATCATCATGATCCTGGTGGTGGTCTTCATCGTGGTGGCGCTGACCAAGTTCCCGCACTGCAAGCCGCTGGGTGACCGGACGCATTTGGCCACTGCCCGTGTGGGGGAGACCCTGGCGTATCTGGCCCGCAACAAGGAATTCCTGCGCGGCATCTTCGCCCAGTTCATGTACGTGGGTATGCAGACCGCGGTATGGTCCTTCACCATCCGGCTGGCGCTGAACCTGGATGATTCCATCAACGAACGCGATGCCACCAACTACATGGTGTTCGCCTTTGCCGCCTTCTTCCTCGGCAAGACCGTCGCCAACTTCCTGATTGCCCGCTTTGACGTAAACGCCGTACTGATGGGCTTTGCCGCCCTCGGCAGCCTGGCCCTGGTGTACGTCATGCTGGTTCCGAACATCACCGCGGTTTGGGCCGCAGTGCTGGTCTCGGGTCTATTCGGTCCCTGCTGGGCCACCATCTTCGGCCGCACGCTGGACACCATCACGGACAAGCGCCACCAGGAAACCGGCGGTGCCGTGCTGGTTATGGCCATTGTCGGCGGAGCAGTCATCCCCGTGGTCCAGGGCCTGGTCTCGGACGCAACCGGTTCCCTGCAGTTCTCCTTCGTTGTATCCCTGGTCTGCTTCGTGACGGTCCTGCTGCACTTCGGCCGTCAGCGCCGGATAACCGGGCGCACCATCAGCACGGAAAAGGAAGCCGAGTATGTTTCGCATTAA
- a CDS encoding aldose 1-epimerase family protein: MFRINLARSAFSAVPVTLAESDEFTVTGIRYPSGVESVTVANARGRVEVLPFLGQMVWDAEFDGVSLRMDSPFRQPYPATLIEDTYGCFAFHSGLLAAGCPSPEDNHPLHGEFPCAVFDEAWLEIDADSVAVSGRHEFVKGFGDHYEAVPAVRLRAGSAMFDIDLSVTNLSAVRTMPLQYMCHMNYAYSDGARMTQSLPDGAFKLRGTVPAHVFPTPEWTVLNEAIRSGQVAADVLDAAQGYDPEIVFLADDLPAYGQDLEFRLERTDGITFCTRFSSTDFPVATRWLLHNPDQRVASFVLPGTSRPEGFLAAKAAGTLIELAPGASRSFHVSTGITEEA, encoded by the coding sequence ATGTTTCGCATTAATCTGGCCCGGTCCGCCTTCTCCGCGGTTCCGGTAACCCTGGCAGAATCGGACGAATTCACGGTCACGGGTATCCGGTACCCCTCCGGCGTCGAGTCCGTCACCGTGGCCAACGCCCGCGGCCGGGTGGAAGTCCTGCCGTTCCTGGGGCAGATGGTCTGGGATGCGGAGTTCGACGGCGTGAGCCTGCGGATGGATTCGCCCTTCCGGCAGCCCTATCCCGCCACTTTGATCGAAGACACCTACGGCTGCTTCGCCTTCCACTCCGGACTGCTCGCCGCCGGTTGCCCGTCGCCGGAGGATAACCACCCGCTGCACGGGGAGTTCCCGTGTGCGGTTTTCGACGAAGCCTGGCTCGAAATCGACGCCGACTCCGTGGCCGTCTCCGGGCGCCATGAATTCGTCAAGGGATTCGGTGACCACTACGAGGCCGTTCCCGCCGTCCGCCTCCGGGCTGGTTCGGCCATGTTCGACATCGACCTGTCCGTGACCAACCTGTCCGCAGTACGCACCATGCCGCTGCAGTACATGTGCCACATGAACTACGCCTACTCGGACGGGGCGCGGATGACGCAGTCCCTGCCCGACGGCGCGTTCAAACTGCGCGGGACCGTGCCGGCGCACGTCTTCCCGACGCCGGAGTGGACGGTCCTGAACGAGGCCATCCGCAGCGGGCAGGTCGCCGCGGACGTGCTGGATGCGGCCCAGGGGTATGACCCGGAAATCGTGTTCCTCGCTGATGACCTGCCGGCGTACGGGCAGGACCTGGAGTTCCGGCTCGAGCGCACCGACGGCATCACGTTCTGCACGCGCTTCTCCAGCACGGACTTCCCGGTGGCCACCCGGTGGCTGCTGCACAACCCGGATCAGCGGGTGGCGTCATTTGTCCTGCCCGGTACATCCCGGCCCGAAGGATTCCTCGCCGCGAAGGCAGCGGGAACGTTGATTGAACTGGCTCCCGGAGCGTCCCGCTCCTTCCACGTCAGTACCGGCATTACAGAGGAGGCGTAA
- the rbsK gene encoding ribokinase, with protein sequence MDIAVIGSNMVDLVSYLSRMPDEGETVEAWDFSMGCGGKGANQAMAAARMGSSVLMLTRIGNDAFGETTRSNFEANGIDTTYVLETEATSGVAPIFVDDNSRNSIVIAKGANAFLTPGDIEDAAEAISQCSLIVLQLEVNLETVYAAIDFGNRHGIPVLLNPAPATPELDFAQVAKCDYFVPNETELALLTGMPVETLDQVQAAAGSILDHGVKNVIVTMGSRGVLWLSAAGPVLVEGRTVPALDTTGAGDAFIGCFSHCLVESGDVPESLATANAYAADSVTRRGTQTSYATREQFERNTGRAPGAAA encoded by the coding sequence TTGGATATTGCAGTAATCGGCTCAAACATGGTGGACCTGGTGTCCTATCTCAGCCGCATGCCGGACGAAGGCGAAACGGTCGAAGCTTGGGACTTCTCTATGGGCTGCGGCGGCAAGGGAGCCAACCAGGCCATGGCTGCCGCCCGCATGGGCTCCTCGGTCCTGATGCTCACCCGGATCGGCAATGACGCGTTTGGCGAAACCACTCGCAGCAACTTCGAGGCCAACGGCATCGACACCACCTATGTCCTGGAGACCGAGGCCACCAGCGGCGTCGCGCCCATCTTCGTGGATGACAACTCACGCAACTCAATAGTCATCGCCAAGGGTGCCAACGCCTTCCTGACACCGGGGGACATCGAGGATGCAGCCGAGGCGATCTCCCAGTGCTCCCTGATCGTGCTGCAGCTGGAGGTCAACCTCGAGACCGTTTATGCGGCAATCGACTTCGGCAACCGGCACGGCATTCCCGTCCTGCTGAACCCCGCTCCGGCCACGCCGGAGCTGGACTTTGCCCAGGTGGCAAAGTGCGACTACTTTGTACCCAACGAAACCGAGCTGGCCCTGCTCACCGGGATGCCGGTGGAAACCCTTGACCAGGTGCAGGCCGCGGCCGGATCCATCCTGGACCACGGCGTCAAGAACGTCATTGTGACCATGGGCTCGCGCGGGGTCCTGTGGCTCTCGGCCGCCGGCCCCGTCCTGGTTGAAGGCCGGACCGTCCCCGCCCTGGATACAACGGGCGCCGGCGATGCGTTCATCGGCTGCTTCAGCCACTGCCTGGTGGAATCCGGAGACGTCCCCGAGTCGCTGGCCACGGCGAACGCCTACGCTGCGGATTCCGTCACCCGGCGCGGCACCCAGACCTCTTACGCCACGCGGGAGCAGTTCGAACGGAATACGGGCAGGGCACCGGGCGCCGCCGCCTGA